Part of the Calditerrivibrio sp. genome is shown below.
TGCACTTTTCAATAGCGCACTAAGTTTAAATTCACCTGCAGCAGCCAAAAGACCACATGCTCCGAAAGGTAAACCCTCTTCACCACCACAAAAATCTCTAACAGATAACTCTATGTTATTCATAAAGACTCCTTATCGAATTTTTCATACTGGATACCGATGAGATCTTTAAGGTTTGAATCTTCAGAAACCACTGACAATGCAGATCTTGGACAGGCTTCCACACTTTTAAATGTGGAGCCACTCAGTTTTTTAACATCAAACTTATAAAAATAAACGTCAACAGCTTTATCCCATTGTTTGCTCAACTTAACAATTGAACCATCACTATAAAAATAGCACCAATCACACTGTACACAGATACCACAATAAAAACATCTCGAAGCAAAATAAACTGCCGTATCTTCATCCATAGTAGAAATTATTTCATCAAAACCTTTCACCCGCTCTTTTGCTGATAACTTTTCCTCTACATACCTAAATCTTTTTTGAAAATATTTTGTATTTAGATCGTTGTAAAAAGCTATATTTTTTTCGTGAAGATGTTTTACATCTTCCCCTAAAAACTCCCTAACAGCCAAAACCGTTCTCTGAGCAGAACCAACCGCCCTTACAACCATCCCCACTAGTTCGGAACTACCCATTGCAGCATCACCAGAGATAAATATTTTGTTTCTATCTCTTTCTGGTATATCGTGACAACTTAATTTGGGGAATTCATTTACAAAACGGTCCCCCACAAACTCAAGATCAGGTTTATCCCCTACAGCTAATATTATCTTATCAAAATAGAAATCTTTTGTTTTACCTTTTATGGGAATGGGTCTGGATCTACCCGTTTCATCAACCGGACCCAATTTCATAACCTGACAGATAAGCTTGAGCTTGTTATTCTCCTTTTCTATTTTGATAGGTTGCATCAAAAATTCAAATTTAATGCCCTCTTCCTCACATTCCTTTACTTCACCGGGATGGGCTGTCATCTCTGAAACTGTTCTTCGGTATACTATTGTACTTTTTAAACCTAACCTTACTCCAGATCTTGCCACATCAAAAGCTGTATATCCTCCCCCAATAACCCCAATACTTTCACCCTTCATCACCCCCAAGGTCCCAATATCACCTGTGTTTACCTCCCTTAAAAATTCAATACCATTTATCACCCCATCTAAGGTTTCTCCTGGTATATTCATAATTCCCGGTTTTTGTGCACCAGTTGCCACTATAACTGCATCATACTCTTCGGAGAGATTTAAAAAACTATTTCTATCGATGTTTCTGTTCAGATATATATTCACACCTGTTTCTTTAATATAATCCAGTTCTTTTTGGAAAATATTTTTAGGATATCTATAAGCAGGTATCCCTTCAGAAAGCATTCCACCAGCTACTGCATGTCTTTCAAATATGTCTATTCTGTAACCCTCCTTAGCTAAGAAGTACCCACAGCTAAGTCCAGCAGGTCCTGATCCTATGATTGCAACCTGTTTACCGTTCGGGCTTTTAATATTTTTAGGTTTTAGCCCTTTTGAATACCCCCAATCAGCAACAAACCTTTCAAGAGATTTTATATCCACTGGATAGTCAAATTTAGCCCTATTACATGCCTTCTCACAAGGATGGTCACAAAATCGACCACAACCAGCTGAAAAAGGGTTTGTCTCCTTTAATATATAAAAAGCCTCCTCAAATCTTTTCAAGGAAACAAGATAAAGAAATCGTGGAATATCGTTTTTAGCAGGACATCCGTTGTTACCCAAATGGTCTTTTGAATAGCAGGGACTTAATTTATTGATATAGATTGGATATAATCTTTTCAAAATAACCTCCTTAATGCTCTATTTTTGTAAATCTTAACAGAAAAAGCTAAAAAAACAATAAAAAATATGGAAACTATTACAAATTAAGCTTTCTTATCAAATAAATTGAGATCATTTTTAATCAACTTAAACTTTTCAGCAATATCTTTTTTCCCCCTTTCTTTAACCATATCTTGTTGGATATCCCCTTTTATGATGGATAGATGTTCTATTACATTCCTGTTCAGTTCTTCCATTTTACCAGCTAAGAGCTCTTTTGTAATTACTTGATTGGATGTTATGATGGTGATAAGTTGATCAAAAAAGTTGTCATAGATAGGGATAAGTTCCTCGATTATCTCTATAGAGTTTGTATTTATGATTTTGGTCGCAACATCACTGAGTTGTTTTAAAATGATCTCTGCTTCCTTTTCCATGCCCCGGTATTACAACTATTATGCGTAAAGGTCAATGAGATTTTTTTGAGCTACAGGTTTTGGTACAGACTGTATCAATCTCAAGAGATTGTCACCATCTTGCTTTTGTAGGTCAAGAGCCTTTTTTGCCACATTTATTCCATACGCATACTGATACTGAGACATTTTAAAGTTACTGATCTGCTCAATATTCATAAAACCTCCATACTATTCAAAAGGATAGAATCTCAGCACCTTATTGGGATCAGCTTTACGATGTGCATTGATAGCTTTAGATATATCTTTATCAATTAGCGTTTTAAGCTCATCAATATACCTATAAGCTTCTTTCTGATCCCTTATAAAACCGCTTTTAGAAGCTAATATGTTCTCCTCGCGCACCTTTAAAAAATTTATTAAAGATAGATCTGTTTTTTTGACAGATCCTTCAGAAGAAGATTTTGCTCCCTCTGATGAGTGCTTAGAAGGAGATTCCTTTTTTTCAAGCTTCTGTAATCTATCCTTCAGATTAATTATGGGGCCACCGTCACCTATGACCATAATTTAACCTGCCACGTTAAGTTTTATGTTTTCCTGAATTTGCCCTACATTGTTTCTTTCCTGTTCTTCTTTTGTCACAACCTCTTTCCATGCATCCCTCAAAGTTTTCAAAATACCTAATACTGGAGTTAACTTTTCCACATCTTTGGTTTTATTAGCTTCCACTAATTGCCAGATCATAAAATCGTATAGCTTAAAAAGGTTTTCAGCTATTTCTCCAGCTTCCATATTGAGGGTGCTAAGTAGCTCATATATTATATTCTCAGCCTTTATGATATTTTCATGAGCTGCAACAATATTTTTTTCTTCAATCCCTTTTATCGCCATATTTACAAATTTTATTGCACCATCATAAAGGAGTAATACCAGCTTACCTTTGGTTGCACCTTCTATTTCATTTTTGAGATATGTTTTCTGTGCTTGATGGTACATAACAGATCACCTCCATCTTATTTATTACCACCAGTAATAGAAGATATAATGCTTGATAAGGCATTACCTCTTGCCTGTAGTTTAGCTATATTAGATTCCATATTACTAAAAGCCTGCCAAAGTCTTTCAAAATAGTTATCTACTCTTCTCTGGGTGCTTTCCATCGACTTAGCTATAGTAAGCAACTGTCTATCAAAAGTACCATAAGATTTAACTTTGTTATAGATTATACCATCCACAGCAGTATAACTCTTGATAACATTTTCATACCTTCTTGTCCATCCTTGAGCAGATGAACTATTTTCAGCAAAGAGTTTAAACACATCATCGGGATTGTTAGTAATTGCATTGATAAAAGTATAATTGGACTGCAGTTCTGATTTTATGGCATCGATATCTGTAGTATCCTTAACTAAATAACCTTTCTTAAGCAGTTCTAAATCTCCACTACCTGCTATCTTTAGGCCAATCTGGGAGAGATTGGTATATTTGCCGGTTATTCCGATCAAATCTGAAAATAGGTTGGCTCTCAGGGAGTTTTTTAAATTTCTAAATTCGGCGCTTTTTCTTATTAATTCATACTCGTTAAATTTTTTCCATTTCTCCTCGTAATTTTTCACCTCCGTTTCCGACATTTTATTTTTCTTCTCAGTAGAAAGTGCTTCTAAATATTTTTTATCATCCTTTGAAAGTTCTGGTGGATTCAACCTTTCAAGTAACTCATTGTAGTGCTTTATTAGTACAGCAGTATATTCTACAGCTTTTGTGGTATCCACTTTTACATCTAAAGTTATTGGTTGATTAGAAGCCGATTTCAGGTTTAAAGAAACACCTTCTATTATATCGTCAATCTGATTTTTGTTTCTTACATATTGAACCCCATTTACTTCCACAATAGCGTTCTGACCAGCATAACCTATAGACTGCTCGATTTGGGTATTATCGGTAAGATTTAATGCTTCTAAAAAGTTACTTGTATCAGAAGTAGATCCAAACTTAATTTTTTGGATACTATTATTTGAGATAATATGGATTTTATCCCTTGTCTGCTCATAACTAATTGATACACCTGCTCCTGAATTATTTATCTTATTGATGACATCGTTCAGGGAATCCACAGCTGGGTCAACGTATATTGATATCCCATTTATTGTAAAGATCCCTTTGGTCACGGATGCTGTCATGCCAGACTGAGTAAGTTTAGCAGATGGATCGATGTTACCCGCAGTCTTTCCGGGAACTGTTTGTGCACCTGATAATACCGTTAATTTCATGATTGAAAGGATGTTACTCGTATCAGAAAAGTCTCCTAAGGTGATAGTGTTATTACCTGTAGTCGTTGACCTTAGTTCAAAACTTTTTGTTGTGGCATTGTAACTTGCAACAACTCCAGCACCAGAGGAATTGATCTGAGCTATTAAAGAGTTTACAGAGATTTGGGTATAGTCTGAAATAGTTATCTTCTTACCATTTATTGTAAAAGTACCATTTGTGGAACTGGAAGGTACAGTGGAAAATCCCGCATTTTGTAATCCAACAACACTTGTGTTTAAAGTACCAGATGTTACTTGGGCTCCATATATGGTTGTATATGTAGCAGCAGATACATTCAAACTTGAGTCTTGAGCAATAGTCATAATTCCTGAAGTCAAAGATGTAGCATTAAAAGTTACTCCCGGGATGAGCCCCCCTGTTGAGTTGTTAATTTTTGTCAACAGTGATGAATAGGAGCTATCTACATGATATTTTTTCATTTCAGTTACCGTACTTGTAGATGTTGTATTCAAACCCAAACCTGTTTGCAAAGTACCACCTGTTACTGCAAGATTCAATTGTTCTGCTGACGTACTGTAGAATGCTAATTTCCAGTTACCGCCAGCATAATCAGCTCTAACAGAAAAGTATTGTATATTTGACGTTTCATATTCAGCATTTAACTGCTGATTTAAAGAGTTTTCTATCTGCTTTGTAACCTTGTTTATATCATCACCGCTGTTTATAGAAATATTTATATTAAAATTTGTGGAATCTACTGTGACCTGCAATGTTCCAGATAATGAAGAAGTAAAATTACCTAAGGAATCAACAACACCAATATTACCACCGGTAACCTTTTTAAGCTGACTAAGTTCATTGAATTTAAAACTATCTTCAGAAATAAATGTAGTACCATTGTCGTATAATTTTACATTATGCACTCCTTCTATAAAATCAGTTGGTTTACCAGATATAGAACTTACACCAACATTGTTCAGTTGTAACTTTGCTCTTGTGTATTGGCTATACGAATATGAATTTTTAGCTGTTTGTAAAACTTGAACAGAATAACTACCCACTTTTGCATTGGGTGTAACAGTAGCTGAAACAGAAGCTGGATCTGAAGACTCTATTTTCTTATTTTTAAATGTGGATTCTAATCTAAGATTAAAGAGGTCAGTTCTGATAGTATTCAATTTATCTGAAATCTCTTTGTACAAGTTTTTTTCAAGGTTTTTAAGATTGTATTTAGCTTCTAAATTATCAAGGGGTATTCGTGCCTGGTTAACAAGTTTTTCAACTATAGAGTTTGTATCCATCCCTGATATCGCGCCGCCAATCCTCAATGCGTCCATAACTAACCTCCCTGTTAGTTACTTTCTAAATCGACTCCACCAAAAAAAACTTTAGAAAAAACTTGCCATTTTGAAAAAATTGTCTAAGATTATGCCAATGAACAAGAAATTAGTCATTTATGACTGCGATGGTGTCCTATTTGATAGTTATAATGCTGTAATGGCTTACTATGATTTCATCTGTGAAGTATTTGGTGTAAAGAAAATCGACCGTAATGATAAAATTTTGGTCGAAGCAGCCATGACAAAAACCAATGAAGAGATCATTAGGCTTTTGACAGATGATAAAGAAAAGGTTGCTCAAATTTTAGAGTACGCTAAAAAACAAAATTTTATGAAATTTTTAGATCTCATGGTACCAATGCCTAATATATACAAAGCTTTGAAACTATTAAAATCAAAA
Proteins encoded:
- a CDS encoding FAD-dependent oxidoreductase, translated to MKRLYPIYINKLSPCYSKDHLGNNGCPAKNDIPRFLYLVSLKRFEEAFYILKETNPFSAGCGRFCDHPCEKACNRAKFDYPVDIKSLERFVADWGYSKGLKPKNIKSPNGKQVAIIGSGPAGLSCGYFLAKEGYRIDIFERHAVAGGMLSEGIPAYRYPKNIFQKELDYIKETGVNIYLNRNIDRNSFLNLSEEYDAVIVATGAQKPGIMNIPGETLDGVINGIEFLREVNTGDIGTLGVMKGESIGVIGGGYTAFDVARSGVRLGLKSTIVYRRTVSEMTAHPGEVKECEEEGIKFEFLMQPIKIEKENNKLKLICQVMKLGPVDETGRSRPIPIKGKTKDFYFDKIILAVGDKPDLEFVGDRFVNEFPKLSCHDIPERDRNKIFISGDAAMGSSELVGMVVRAVGSAQRTVLAVREFLGEDVKHLHEKNIAFYNDLNTKYFQKRFRYVEEKLSAKERVKGFDEIISTMDEDTAVYFASRCFYCGICVQCDWCYFYSDGSIVKLSKQWDKAVDVYFYKFDVKKLSGSTFKSVEACPRSALSVVSEDSNLKDLIGIQYEKFDKESL
- the fliS gene encoding flagellar export chaperone FliS is translated as MYHQAQKTYLKNEIEGATKGKLVLLLYDGAIKFVNMAIKGIEEKNIVAAHENIIKAENIIYELLSTLNMEAGEIAENLFKLYDFMIWQLVEANKTKDVEKLTPVLGILKTLRDAWKEVVTKEEQERNNVGQIQENIKLNVAG
- the fliD gene encoding flagellar filament capping protein FliD; the protein is MDALRIGGAISGMDTNSIVEKLVNQARIPLDNLEAKYNLKNLEKNLYKEISDKLNTIRTDLFNLRLESTFKNKKIESSDPASVSATVTPNAKVGSYSVQVLQTAKNSYSYSQYTRAKLQLNNVGVSSISGKPTDFIEGVHNVKLYDNGTTFISEDSFKFNELSQLKKVTGGNIGVVDSLGNFTSSLSGTLQVTVDSTNFNINISINSGDDINKVTKQIENSLNQQLNAEYETSNIQYFSVRADYAGGNWKLAFYSTSAEQLNLAVTGGTLQTGLGLNTTSTSTVTEMKKYHVDSSYSSLLTKINNSTGGLIPGVTFNATSLTSGIMTIAQDSSLNVSAATYTTIYGAQVTSGTLNTSVVGLQNAGFSTVPSSSTNGTFTINGKKITISDYTQISVNSLIAQINSSGAGVVASYNATTKSFELRSTTTGNNTITLGDFSDTSNILSIMKLTVLSGAQTVPGKTAGNIDPSAKLTQSGMTASVTKGIFTINGISIYVDPAVDSLNDVINKINNSGAGVSISYEQTRDKIHIISNNSIQKIKFGSTSDTSNFLEALNLTDNTQIEQSIGYAGQNAIVEVNGVQYVRNKNQIDDIIEGVSLNLKSASNQPITLDVKVDTTKAVEYTAVLIKHYNELLERLNPPELSKDDKKYLEALSTEKKNKMSETEVKNYEEKWKKFNEYELIRKSAEFRNLKNSLRANLFSDLIGITGKYTNLSQIGLKIAGSGDLELLKKGYLVKDTTDIDAIKSELQSNYTFINAITNNPDDVFKLFAENSSSAQGWTRRYENVIKSYTAVDGIIYNKVKSYGTFDRQLLTIAKSMESTQRRVDNYFERLWQAFSNMESNIAKLQARGNALSSIISSITGGNK
- a CDS encoding putative motility protein — protein: MNIEQISNFKMSQYQYAYGINVAKKALDLQKQDGDNLLRLIQSVPKPVAQKNLIDLYA